The proteins below are encoded in one region of Sedimentibacter sp. zth1:
- a CDS encoding TIGR00266 family protein yields MKYNILGDTLPVVVCDVEANQTLITERGSMCWMSPNMKMDTTSNGGIGKALGRMFSGEALFQNKYTAIDGAGMIAFASSFPGTIKAFNITPSNPLIVQKSAFLASEESVELSVHFKKKLGAGFFGGEGFIMQKLSGNGIAFLEIDGHAVEYDLTAGQSMIIDTGYLAAMSATCSMEIQTVPGIKNMVFGGEGVFNTVITGPGHIILQTMPINSVANTLIPYLPSTNKR; encoded by the coding sequence ATGAAATATAATATTTTAGGTGACACTCTACCAGTTGTAGTTTGCGATGTAGAAGCAAATCAAACACTGATAACAGAAAGAGGCTCTATGTGTTGGATGAGTCCAAACATGAAAATGGATACTACTAGTAATGGTGGCATTGGTAAAGCATTGGGCAGAATGTTTTCTGGTGAAGCACTTTTTCAGAACAAGTATACTGCAATAGATGGCGCTGGAATGATTGCTTTTGCTTCAAGTTTTCCAGGAACAATTAAAGCATTTAACATTACTCCATCAAACCCGCTAATTGTACAAAAATCAGCTTTTTTAGCAAGTGAGGAAAGTGTTGAATTATCAGTTCACTTCAAGAAAAAACTAGGTGCTGGTTTCTTTGGTGGTGAAGGATTTATCATGCAAAAATTATCTGGAAATGGTATAGCATTTTTAGAAATAGATGGTCATGCAGTAGAATATGATTTGACTGCTGGTCAGTCTATGATAATCGATACCGGATACCTTGCAGCAATGTCAGCAACCTGTTCTATGGAAATTCAAACCGTTCCAGGAATTAAGAACATGGTATTTGGTGGCGAGGGTGTTTTCAATACTGTTATAACTGGCCCAGGACATATAATTCTACAAACTATGCCAATCAATTCTGTTGCTAATACACTTATTCCATATTTGCCATCTACAAACAAAAGATAA
- a CDS encoding GNAT family N-acetyltransferase, translated as MNRKWSKNLKKYDLCDGYSIEQADSKEYSIYFAVYEVFSGNVWFRQSFQMSSSILLDYEGCFWIKKNGYRIGGVLLEPNYMNCLVLEPPYNEYDIIISKLKSLLLCWSDKKQPICVGTVKPDRIEHYQRNGFKAIETRRCMIRPTEEFEINWDNKYRITKVTEESKSDISKLFAESFTDMNEDCEETKLEIQNKSVQFYLDENLENTIVNKASVLIYDNDTNELVGACLISIWEEWPNVYELAVKPSFQNRGLATNMLKFALSSLKKDYPVIRLFVTLGNDAEMVYHKMGFLAGIETIEMILPATD; from the coding sequence ATGAATAGAAAGTGGTCAAAAAATTTAAAAAAGTATGATTTATGTGATGGTTACAGTATTGAGCAGGCGGATAGTAAGGAGTATTCGATTTACTTTGCTGTATACGAAGTATTTAGTGGAAATGTATGGTTTAGACAGAGTTTTCAAATGAGTTCTTCTATTTTATTAGATTATGAAGGGTGTTTTTGGATTAAAAAGAATGGTTATAGAATAGGTGGAGTTTTGCTAGAGCCCAATTATATGAATTGTTTAGTTTTAGAACCACCGTATAACGAATACGATATTATTATATCTAAGTTAAAAAGTTTACTATTATGCTGGTCAGATAAAAAACAACCAATTTGCGTAGGCACAGTTAAACCAGATAGAATTGAGCATTATCAAAGAAATGGTTTTAAAGCAATAGAGACAAGAAGATGTATGATAAGGCCTACTGAAGAATTCGAAATAAATTGGGATAATAAATATAGAATTACTAAAGTTACAGAAGAAAGCAAGAGTGATATCAGTAAGTTATTTGCAGAATCATTTACTGATATGAATGAAGACTGTGAAGAAACAAAATTAGAAATACAAAATAAATCAGTACAATTTTATTTGGATGAAAATTTGGAAAATACCATAGTAAATAAAGCATCAGTACTAATTTATGATAATGATACAAATGAACTTGTTGGAGCATGTTTAATATCAATTTGGGAAGAATGGCCAAATGTGTATGAACTAGCAGTAAAACCGTCTTTTCAAAATAGAGGATTAGCTACAAATATGTTGAAATTTGCACTATCTTCATTAAAAAAAGACTATCCAGTGATTAGACTATTTGTAACATTAGGAAATGATGCAGAAATGGTATATCACAAAATGGGATTTTTAGCAGGTATAGAAACTATAGAAATGATTTTACCAGCAACTGATTAG
- a CDS encoding DUF362 domain-containing protein, with the protein MSKICAVDASSYEINTVQKAIDRLFEIIELNSLVKPNYKVLIKPNLLMKRKPAEATTTHPTIILAIVNRLKALGVDNIVIADSPAGLYTKQALKDIYKVCGMQDVSIKSGAKLNTNVEYDTKYIKEGKACKTFNIIKPIHDADFIISVGKVKTHGMTTMSGAVKNIFGSIPGLQKPEMHCRFNVLDQFSEMLVDLALCVKPNISIMDGIVCMEGDGPSGGTPKTCNFIAGSQNPFELDVFLAKKIGLEPKSVPTIVASSERGLCDISGNDLDFIGDEDALKPINDFKLPKSVSVDFVNFVPKIFRRPSNFVLNKFLVSRPVINTDKCVGCGKCAESCPQNTIEIINGKAVIDYRKCIKCFCCHEMCPVKAIDMKRRLNI; encoded by the coding sequence ATGTCTAAAATTTGTGCAGTTGATGCAAGTAGTTATGAGATTAATACAGTACAAAAAGCAATAGATAGATTGTTTGAAATAATTGAATTGAATAGTTTAGTAAAACCAAATTATAAAGTTTTAATAAAACCAAATCTTCTTATGAAGAGAAAGCCTGCAGAAGCAACAACTACTCATCCAACTATAATATTGGCTATAGTTAATAGACTAAAGGCTCTTGGTGTCGATAATATTGTTATAGCAGATAGTCCAGCTGGATTATACACTAAGCAAGCTTTGAAAGATATTTACAAGGTATGTGGTATGCAAGATGTATCTATCAAATCAGGTGCTAAATTAAATACTAATGTAGAATATGATACAAAGTATATAAAAGAAGGAAAGGCATGTAAGACTTTTAATATTATAAAACCAATTCATGATGCAGATTTTATAATTTCAGTTGGAAAGGTTAAAACTCATGGAATGACTACGATGTCGGGAGCAGTTAAAAATATTTTTGGTAGTATACCTGGACTTCAGAAGCCAGAAATGCATTGTAGATTTAACGTACTTGACCAATTTAGCGAAATGCTTGTAGATTTAGCTCTTTGTGTAAAGCCAAATATTTCAATCATGGATGGAATTGTTTGTATGGAGGGGGATGGACCTTCTGGTGGTACACCAAAAACATGTAATTTTATTGCAGGTTCTCAAAATCCTTTTGAGTTGGATGTTTTTTTGGCTAAAAAGATTGGACTTGAGCCAAAATCTGTACCAACGATTGTAGCATCTAGTGAAAGGGGACTTTGTGATATTAGTGGTAATGATTTAGACTTTATTGGTGATGAGGATGCGCTTAAACCTATAAATGATTTTAAATTACCTAAAAGTGTTAGTGTTGATTTTGTAAATTTTGTACCAAAAATATTTAGGAGACCTTCTAATTTTGTTCTTAATAAATTTCTTGTGTCAAGACCTGTTATTAATACTGATAAATGTGTTGGATGTGGAAAGTGTGCTGAAAGCTGTCCGCAGAATACTATAGAAATTATAAATGGGAAGGCTGTTATTGACTATAGAAAATGCATAAAATGTTTTTGTTGTCATGAAATGTGCCCAGTGAAAGCAATAGACATGAAAAGAAGACTAAACATTTAG
- a CDS encoding DUF4176 domain-containing protein translates to MKKIKLFITIIMLMFLCSCSNNSKQNEIELQDEIKIGDVVILHGISKEVIVVGKNVVLLDSNTNYEYLGYFYEYGFQGDEGNIFFNKLDIEKIYPVYYKK, encoded by the coding sequence ATGAAAAAAATTAAATTATTTATTACAATAATAATGTTAATGTTTTTATGTTCATGTTCTAATAACAGTAAACAAAATGAAATTGAATTACAAGATGAAATAAAAATAGGAGATGTAGTTATTTTACATGGAATAAGTAAAGAAGTAATCGTTGTAGGTAAAAACGTAGTATTATTAGATAGTAATACCAATTATGAATATTTAGGATATTTTTACGAATATGGTTTTCAAGGTGATGAAGGAAATATTTTTTTTAATAAACTAGATATAGAAAAAATTTATCCTGTATATTATAAAAAATAA
- a CDS encoding asparaginase, with protein sequence MEKLVNTYRSELLDLFTTGSIAVVDLHNNLLYYAGNPDKVSYARSSAKLMQAMVPVACGATKEYNYTEQEIAQICASHSGEEIHVNTVRSILKKIGLDESYLQCGPHYPFKEDVAQNMKDNGIKPLDIHNNCSGKHTGMLTTVKYMNEDLDTYYKTEHPHQKRIIDMIGRICNYDPKKIIIGLDGCGVPVHAMPLRTFAYGMARMGDPSTLDKDLQESAKTVINAVMKYPLNTSGSDRIDYKIISKYPGKVVVKSGANGYFAGCLPDRGIGFAIKTNDGLSKMRNVALIELLHQIGLIPEEDLAYFDAEYKPKDYNHKGEFVGSSEACFKLKTV encoded by the coding sequence TTGGAAAAATTAGTAAATACATATAGAAGTGAGTTGTTAGACCTTTTTACAACAGGTTCAATAGCAGTAGTAGATTTACACAATAACTTATTATATTACGCAGGTAATCCTGATAAAGTATCATATGCTCGTTCATCTGCAAAATTAATGCAAGCAATGGTACCAGTAGCATGTGGAGCAACTAAAGAATATAATTATACAGAACAAGAAATTGCACAAATATGCGCATCACATTCTGGAGAAGAAATTCATGTTAATACTGTAAGAAGTATTTTAAAGAAAATAGGATTGGATGAAAGTTATCTACAATGTGGACCACATTATCCATTTAAAGAAGATGTAGCTCAGAATATGAAAGATAATGGTATAAAACCTTTAGATATTCATAATAATTGTAGTGGAAAACATACTGGTATGCTTACTACTGTAAAATATATGAATGAAGATTTAGATACATATTATAAAACTGAGCACCCTCATCAAAAAAGAATAATTGATATGATAGGTAGAATTTGTAATTATGATCCTAAAAAAATCATAATTGGACTTGATGGATGTGGAGTTCCAGTTCATGCAATGCCTTTAAGAACATTTGCATATGGTATGGCAAGAATGGGGGACCCATCAACATTAGATAAAGATTTACAAGAGTCTGCTAAAACTGTAATTAATGCAGTAATGAAATATCCTTTAAATACTTCTGGATCAGATAGAATTGATTATAAAATTATTAGTAAGTATCCAGGAAAAGTAGTTGTAAAATCTGGTGCTAATGGATATTTTGCAGGATGCTTGCCTGATAGAGGAATAGGTTTTGCAATTAAGACTAATGATGGATTATCAAAAATGAGAAATGTTGCATTGATTGAATTATTACATCAAATTGGTTTAATACCAGAAGAAGATTTAGCTTACTTTGATGCTGAATATAAGCCTAAAGATTATAATCATAAAGGTGAGTTTGTAGGGTCTAGTGAAGCATGTTTTAAATTAAAAACTGTTTAG
- a CDS encoding Fe-S-containing hydro-lyase has translation MKDIDISLPLTDEVVKNLNVGDSVLLTGYIYTGRDAAHERLIQLLNENKELPFDVENQTIYYVGPAPAKPGYPIGPAGPTTSYRMDPYAPKLLERGLKGMIGKGLRSKEVIESIKKYNCVYFAAIGGTAALISKSIKSKEVICYEDLGTEAIHKLYVENFPAIVVIDSKGNNLYDR, from the coding sequence ATGAAAGATATTGATATTAGTTTACCATTAACAGATGAAGTAGTGAAAAATTTAAATGTTGGTGATAGTGTATTGCTTACGGGGTATATATATACAGGCAGAGATGCGGCACATGAGAGACTTATACAACTTTTAAATGAAAATAAAGAATTACCTTTTGATGTTGAAAATCAAACAATATACTATGTTGGTCCGGCACCAGCAAAGCCAGGATATCCAATTGGACCTGCGGGTCCTACTACATCATATAGGATGGATCCTTATGCACCTAAATTGCTTGAAAGAGGATTAAAAGGCATGATTGGAAAAGGACTTCGTTCTAAGGAAGTTATTGAATCAATTAAGAAATATAATTGTGTATACTTTGCTGCTATAGGCGGAACTGCTGCTTTGATTTCTAAGTCAATTAAATCAAAAGAAGTTATTTGCTATGAAGATTTAGGTACTGAAGCTATTCATAAACTTTATGTGGAGAATTTTCCGGCAATAGTAGTTATCGATAGTAAAGGGAACAATCTTTATGATAGATAG
- a CDS encoding MurR/RpiR family transcriptional regulator, producing MSYKEIEKDKFMNIIETINKKYNVLTNKQKIIANYLKENPSDICYITLSELSKKIGCSEVTILKFTQKIGLTNFVTLKKEFRNYNLTLVNKLSTSSYTINFSNEEDNASLINTMCDNESKKMQDFLQNFDSNYILEVAEEIASKRIIYLFAHDSSKILAKTLECRLLLMQFNPVIVDLADMKIVQQVLKHIDENDICIFFAFPNYYYCNDSIAETVREKNCDIILITDDKNCPVSKFSKHILVCNSKTIIFRNSLTVPISMINLLTSAMALIIGEKDTYL from the coding sequence ATGAGTTATAAAGAAATAGAAAAGGATAAATTTATGAATATTATAGAAACAATAAATAAAAAATACAATGTTTTAACTAATAAACAAAAAATAATAGCAAATTACTTGAAAGAAAATCCTTCTGATATCTGCTATATAACGCTTTCTGAACTTAGCAAAAAAATAGGTTGTTCAGAAGTTACAATATTAAAATTCACTCAAAAAATAGGTCTTACTAATTTTGTAACTTTAAAAAAGGAATTCAGGAATTATAATTTAACATTAGTAAATAAATTATCTACATCATCATATACAATTAATTTTTCTAATGAAGAAGATAATGCTTCTCTAATAAATACTATGTGTGATAACGAATCAAAAAAAATGCAAGATTTTCTCCAAAATTTTGATTCTAATTATATTTTAGAAGTTGCTGAAGAAATAGCTAGCAAACGCATTATATATCTATTTGCACATGACAGTTCTAAAATACTTGCTAAAACATTAGAATGCCGATTATTGCTAATGCAATTTAATCCAGTAATAGTTGATCTCGCAGATATGAAAATTGTTCAACAAGTTCTAAAACATATAGATGAAAATGATATTTGCATATTTTTTGCATTTCCTAACTATTATTATTGTAACGATAGTATAGCAGAAACTGTTAGAGAAAAAAATTGTGATATTATTTTAATTACTGACGATAAGAATTGCCCTGTATCTAAATTTTCAAAACATATTCTCGTTTGTAACTCTAAAACTATAATATTTAGGAACTCTCTTACTGTACCTATATCAATGATAAACTTATTGACGTCTGCTATGGCTTTAATAATAGGAGAAAAAGATACCTATCTATAA
- the nhaC gene encoding Na+/H+ antiporter NhaC produces the protein MKTKEKKTPSFAFSLMTLLALATFLIVMIRAFGAPLNVAMFIAWIFISLLSIKLGFTYRELENVALDTIRRSLSSVVIMLAVGALIGVFIAAGTVPTIIFYGMKIISAKYYLVTTLLLCAIVSMFTGTSWGTIGTVGVALLGIGEGLGIPLGMIAGAIISGSWFGDKLSPLSDTTNFAAGVMGIDVMVHVKHMLYSTIPALITSAIIFLFLGFRISGAEADFTLMNQISDGLAANFHIGLITLVPMIIVVTMLLRKQSAVVSILSGVIAAIFIAIFYQGLDPKTVLTSFMKGYNQPFEQAYLCKLLNRGGMNCMNSTVQAVIFTTGIGGMIREIGIIKVLVSKFSSKIKTVGGLVASAIGVSYLSIGITGSHCFSAIMVQSTMLDLYRQRGLKPENLSRICEDCGTIGVTIIPWGVTAIFIINTLNIPFATYFPFAFFCFLCPIFSLLCGITGIGMAKYTDEEMQEFREQGLIN, from the coding sequence ATGAAAACTAAAGAAAAGAAAACACCATCGTTTGCGTTTTCTCTTATGACATTGTTGGCTTTAGCTACATTCTTAATTGTCATGATAAGAGCATTTGGGGCACCACTTAATGTGGCTATGTTTATAGCTTGGATTTTTATAAGTTTGTTATCAATTAAATTAGGGTTTACTTATAGAGAGTTGGAAAACGTAGCCCTAGATACAATTAGGAGAAGTTTATCATCTGTTGTAATTATGCTTGCTGTTGGTGCATTAATAGGTGTGTTTATAGCAGCAGGTACAGTACCAACAATTATTTTTTATGGTATGAAAATAATTAGTGCAAAATATTATCTTGTAACAACATTATTATTATGTGCAATAGTATCAATGTTTACAGGTACTTCTTGGGGTACTATAGGAACGGTTGGTGTAGCTTTATTAGGAATAGGCGAAGGTCTAGGAATTCCTTTGGGTATGATTGCAGGAGCTATTATCAGTGGTTCTTGGTTTGGTGATAAATTATCACCATTATCTGATACTACAAACTTTGCAGCAGGAGTTATGGGAATTGATGTAATGGTTCACGTTAAACATATGCTTTATTCTACAATACCAGCACTAATAACATCAGCAATTATTTTCTTGTTCTTAGGATTCAGAATTTCTGGAGCTGAGGCAGATTTCACACTAATGAATCAAATTTCAGACGGATTAGCAGCAAATTTCCATATTGGATTAATAACGTTAGTACCGATGATTATAGTTGTTACAATGTTATTAAGGAAACAATCAGCTGTTGTTTCAATATTATCTGGTGTTATAGCGGCAATATTTATAGCTATATTCTATCAGGGATTAGATCCAAAAACAGTATTAACTTCTTTTATGAAAGGTTATAATCAACCATTTGAACAAGCTTACTTGTGTAAGTTATTAAATCGTGGTGGTATGAATTGTATGAATAGTACTGTTCAAGCTGTTATATTTACAACAGGTATAGGTGGTATGATTAGAGAAATTGGTATAATTAAAGTATTAGTTTCAAAATTCTCTAGTAAAATCAAAACTGTTGGTGGTTTGGTTGCAAGTGCAATAGGCGTTAGTTATTTATCAATTGGTATAACAGGATCACATTGTTTCTCAGCTATCATGGTACAATCAACTATGCTTGATTTATATAGACAGAGAGGTTTGAAACCAGAAAACCTATCTAGAATTTGTGAAGATTGTGGTACTATAGGTGTTACAATTATTCCTTGGGGAGTAACTGCAATATTTATAATAAATACTTTAAATATTCCATTTGCAACATATTTCCCTTTTGCATTTTTCTGTTTCTTATGTCCAATATTCTCATTATTATGTGGAATAACAGGCATAGGTATGGCTAAGTATACAGATGAAGAAATGCAAGAATTTAGGGAACAAGGACTTATAAATTAG